GCCCGGAGCCATCGGGGCAGACCGCCTTGCGGGCCCCGCCGTCCCAGTCGCCGCCGGCCCGGGTGAGCAGCGAGGCGACCTGGTCGCGGTGGTCGGTGGTGAGCATCGACCAGCGGGTGACGGGGGCGACCGGGCCGCTGCGCCCGGCGGAGGCGGCGAGGCCGGACCAGGGCGCCGTGCGCCAGTCCCCCGGGTCCAGGACGCCCGAGCGGCGGCCCGTCGCGTCGTAGCGGAGCAGGGCCCAGCTGTCGCCGCCCGGCGCTCCCTGGGCGGTGGTGCTCCAGCCGACCAGCGGCCAGTACGCGAAGTCGGCGTCGGAGGTGGCCAGGTACGAGGTCATGCGCGTGAACCAGGTGCGCGGCGCGGCGCCGCCCTCGTCGGCTCCGATGCCGAACTCGCTGACCCACACCGGGGCGGTGAAGTGGTTGCCGGTCTCCGCGGAGACGTAGAAGGCCTGGTCGTACAGGGCCTGTTCGAGTTCGGCGGCCGTCATGTCCTGGTAGCGCGGGTCATGGGTCTCGCCGAGGCCGGTCGCGCCGCTGTGGTGGGGGCCGGTGTACCCGTAGAAGTGGGCGGAGTAGACCAGCTTGCCGGAGACGACGAGCGTGTGGGACAGCGTCCGTACGGGGCTCAGCGCGGGGCGGCCGTGCGGCAGGCCGTCCAGCGGGATGCCGGTCCAGTTGATGCCCTCGATGACGATGAGCAGGTCCGGGTTGGCCTCGGCGAGGATCCGGTCGGCGGCCTCCTCGGCGGCCGCGTACCAGTCGTGGCCGTCCCCCAGGCCCCAGTTGGGGTCGTCGAGGGTGTCGCGGCGCACCTCGTTGTAGAGGTCGGCGCCGACCACGCGCGGGTTGTCGCGGTAGTGGCGGGCGAGGAACACCCAGTCGTCGGCCCACTGGGCGGTGGTGCGGCCGCTGTTCCAGCGCTCGTTGCCGTCCAGGCCGCAGCACCAACGGGTGGTGTTGGTGTGGTTGTTGAGGATGACCGCGAACCCGTCGGCGGTCAGCGCCGCCACGACCGCGTCGTACACCTGGAACGGGGTCTTGCCACGCAGCGCCGGATTGGCGGCGACCGCGGCGTCCGGGACGGGGGCGGTGGTGCGGAGCATCTCGCCGGAGAAGGGCAGCCGGATGCTGTTGAGGCCCAGCCGGTGGAAGTCGGCGAGCAGGGCGGGGAGCGGGGTGCGGTCCAGGCCGAGCGGGATCCCGTGGGAATCCTGGCCGGCGTGGTGGGTGGCGGGGTCGGCCGCGTCTCCGGAGCCGTTCCAGGAGCCCTGGGCGCCGTCCCAGTTCCCGGAGCGCAGCCGGAACCGGTCGCCCTTCGCGTCCACGATGTAGCGGCCGCGGGTGGACAGCGGCGGGGTCCAGTCGGCCGCGGCGTCCTGCGCGGAGGCTCCCGCCGCCGCGTCCCGCGGCCCTTGCGGTACGGCGGCCCGCGCGGGTCCGGCCGGTACGGCGAGGGCCGCCAACAGTGCGCACAGCAGCAGCGCGCACAGCAGCGGCGCGCATCGCAGGAGGGCGTGGCGGGCCACGCGTAGGGGGCTCTGCATCTGGCACCTGCCGGGTCCGGTCGTGTGTCCGTCGTCGGCCCGTCGTCGGACCGCCGCATGTCCGACGTGAAGGGACGCGGTCAAGTTACCGGCCGGTCGCACACAGTGGAAGGGCGAGCGGGGGTGCGGGTGGGAAGGCGTGGGGCGGCACGGGGAAGCACGGGGGCGGTCGTACGGCGGGAACCCACCCTGGCGAAAGCGCCACGCCGTGGGCCCGGCCCCTCTACGGTGCCTCCAGGGGGCTCCTCTCGGTCGGCGGAAGGCGGGGGCGGATGGACAGGGAAGAAGACATGCGGCTGGCGAGGATCACCCCGGAGATCTCGCGCCGCACCATCACCCTGCTGCGGGAGCTGGCCGGGCTGGAGCCGCCGGAGCGGGTGCCGGAGGACGCGATGGTCCTGGCGGACGCGATCCTCGCCGAGCACGGCACGGACGGGCTCCGGGTCCTGGTCATGACCCTGTCGGCGTGGGCGACCGCCCAGATAGAGAACGTCGCGGAGCTGAGCCAGCGCAGTTACGAGGCGGTGCTCGACGCGATGGAGCTGGCCTGCATGGAGGCCAACGGCGACGAATAACACCGGTACGGGACCGGTATGACACCGGTTCGCGACGGGGTACGGCCATCCGGCCGCCGTTCGGCGACACTGGTGGAGCGGGGGGTCCCGAACGGAGGCCGTCGTGAGCAACCCTTCCCCCATCCGGCTCGCTGCAGCCCTGTCCACCGAACACCGTGGACGGCTGATGAGTCACGCCCGTGAGGTCAATTTCCCCGAGGGTACGCGGATCTTCGACGAAGGAAACCGCGCCGAAACCTTCTGGATCGTCCGCTCCGGCACCGTCACCCTGGAGATCCCGGTCCCCGGCCGCCGCCCCGCCCCGGTGGAGAACCTCGGTCCCGGTGAGCTGGTGGGCTGGTCATGGCTGTTCCCGCCGTACGTCTGGCAGCTCGGCGCCGAGGCGATGACCCCGGTCCGCGCGTACGAGTTCGACGGCATGACCGTGCGGATGCTCATGGACGCCGATCCCGCTTTCGGCTCGGCCGTGGGGCAGTGGGTGGGCCGGGTTCTGGCTCACCGGCTGCACCAGACCCGCACCCGCCTGCTCGACCTGTACGCCCCCCACTAGGGCGTTTGCGGGTCGTACCGGCCCCCGCACCGGCCGGGTACCGGCCGCGCGCGGGTCCGTGGTGGCCCGATGTCGACGGACCGATCTTCGGCCGTTTCGTATACACGTTCCATACCGCTCTTCCTCCAGGTCACAGGAGCCCGGACCGGCACAACCTGCAATCATGCGGTCGCTTTCGGTGACGCGAAATGGGGGTGGGCGTACGCGGTCATGCCCTGGGTGGGCAACACTCGTGTCCGTTATCCGAAACAACCACCCAAGGGAGTGTTCGAAATGCGGTCCATCGCAAGGGGTATGGGTCTCGCTTCAGCGGCCATGGCGCTCACCGCGCTCACCGCACTGGCCGGGTCGGGGGCGGCCGACGCCGCCCCGTCCGGCGCCGAGAGCCTCTACGCGCCGTCCGCGCTGGTGCTCGGGGTCACGGCGGGCGACGACGCCCGCCACGGGACGGTCCTGCGCGCCGTGACGCTCGTCTGCGCGCCCCGGCCGAGCGGGACGCACCCGGACCCGGCCGCCGCGTGTACGGAGTTACTCGCGGCAGCGGGCCGGCCCGACATGATCACGGAAGGCGGTGCCGCAGCGGTCTGTACCAGGGAGTACGACCCGGTGACGGTGACGGCCGACGGGGTCTGGCAGGGCAAGCGGTTCACCTACGACCACACCTTCGCCAACCGGTGCGCGATGCGGGCCGGCAGCGGCGCCGTCTTCGCCTTCTGACCTGCCGACTCCCGTGAGCCGTCAGCCCAGTTCGAGGCTGGTCACCCCGTAGAGACCGGGGAGATCGACCTCGGGCGCCGGGCCCGTGTACATCCGGGCGGCCTCGAAGGTGGGGACCAGGCCGAGTCCGGACATCAGGGCGAGGGCGGCGGGATTGGCGTCGGGGACGTCCACCGCCACCGGTCCCGCTCCCCCGTCCGGGGCCCCGGACACCGTCGCCGCCAGCCGCCGGATCAGGGCGGCGGCGACGGCCGGGGTGGAGGCGTAGAGCGGACCGATCCGCGAGGCCGCGCTGCACGGCCGGATCACCCCGAGGCCCTCGATCCGCCCGTCACGGACGGCGGCGAGCGCACTGCGGCCGGGGAAGCCGGTCCAGGCGGCGAGGAAGGAGTCGCGCGGTTCGGGGAAGAACCGGCGGTCGTAGGCGGCGAGTTCGGCGAAGGGCAGGGAGCGGGCGTCGATCACCTCGACGCCGGAGCCGTCACTCCCAGCGGCGCCGCCGCTCCCGTCCGCCGCGGGGACGCCCTCGTGACGGACGTTGTTCCAGGCGGAACGGAACCCGGACTTGCGGTAGTTGTCCTGCTGGGCGACGACCCCGTCGAGGCCGACGAGGCGCCCGTCGAGCCGGTGCATCGCGGCGTTCCAGAGCTGGATCCCGTACCCCTGCCCGCGCACGGCGGGGCGGGCGATGTAGAACCCGATGAACCCGAACCCGGCGCCGTAGCGGACGGCGGAGACGCAGGCCACGGGCTCGCCGCCGAGCCGG
This is a stretch of genomic DNA from Streptomyces sp. NBC_00536. It encodes these proteins:
- a CDS encoding SSI family serine proteinase inhibitor, whose translation is MGLASAAMALTALTALAGSGAADAAPSGAESLYAPSALVLGVTAGDDARHGTVLRAVTLVCAPRPSGTHPDPAAACTELLAAAGRPDMITEGGAAAVCTREYDPVTVTADGVWQGKRFTYDHTFANRCAMRAGSGAVFAF
- a CDS encoding glycoside hydrolase family 5 protein — translated: MQSPLRVARHALLRCAPLLCALLLCALLAALAVPAGPARAAVPQGPRDAAAGASAQDAAADWTPPLSTRGRYIVDAKGDRFRLRSGNWDGAQGSWNGSGDAADPATHHAGQDSHGIPLGLDRTPLPALLADFHRLGLNSIRLPFSGEMLRTTAPVPDAAVAANPALRGKTPFQVYDAVVAALTADGFAVILNNHTNTTRWCCGLDGNERWNSGRTTAQWADDWVFLARHYRDNPRVVGADLYNEVRRDTLDDPNWGLGDGHDWYAAAEEAADRILAEANPDLLIVIEGINWTGIPLDGLPHGRPALSPVRTLSHTLVVSGKLVYSAHFYGYTGPHHSGATGLGETHDPRYQDMTAAELEQALYDQAFYVSAETGNHFTAPVWVSEFGIGADEGGAAPRTWFTRMTSYLATSDADFAYWPLVGWSTTAQGAPGGDSWALLRYDATGRRSGVLDPGDWRTAPWSGLAASAGRSGPVAPVTRWSMLTTDHRDQVASLLTRAGGDWDGGARKAVCPDGSGLAGLSHTGGRGLCVGSDLRAPAGAQSVVSDERYVPAGGDWASGYTKFQCPAGQFLIGYSVRGERVSAALCAPGRAALAGAGRTVWFDRGDNRPPGAPGGEFAYGAYKGQCLPTEYAAGIAFTTRAGSRPSAAALLCRATAGG
- a CDS encoding Crp/Fnr family transcriptional regulator; protein product: MSNPSPIRLAAALSTEHRGRLMSHAREVNFPEGTRIFDEGNRAETFWIVRSGTVTLEIPVPGRRPAPVENLGPGELVGWSWLFPPYVWQLGAEAMTPVRAYEFDGMTVRMLMDADPAFGSAVGQWVGRVLAHRLHQTRTRLLDLYAPH
- a CDS encoding GNAT family N-acetyltransferase, whose amino-acid sequence is MTAFEIAGASAADMELFRAWADDEGWNPGASDPLAFAVADPGGFLVGRLGGEPVACVSAVRYGAGFGFIGFYIARPAVRGQGYGIQLWNAAMHRLDGRLVGLDGVVAQQDNYRKSGFRSAWNNVRHEGVPAADGSGGAAGSDGSGVEVIDARSLPFAELAAYDRRFFPEPRDSFLAAWTGFPGRSALAAVRDGRIEGLGVIRPCSAASRIGPLYASTPAVAAALIRRLAATVSGAPDGGAGPVAVDVPDANPAALALMSGLGLVPTFEAARMYTGPAPEVDLPGLYGVTSLELG